Proteins from a single region of Thamnophis elegans isolate rThaEle1 chromosome 17, rThaEle1.pri, whole genome shotgun sequence:
- the ANKRD34A gene encoding ankyrin repeat domain-containing protein 34A, which produces MVHTEGSALLKAVWQGKFRLTRLLLEGGAYINEGNTQGETPLIAACVAPYDDPQNKPRMVRYLLENGADPNIPDKTGKSALMHACAEGAGAEVATVLLNHGADPSTKDYSGASALVYAINKGDRATLQVLLDACKAKGKEVIIITTDTSPSGTKKTKQYLNSPPSPGVQDKQPPPTLCMSPSDIEVLTSQSPGSSEKEEERDVFNFSLATRLSCSPHAKGKEMEEKGPSGLHPKSQPKQLKRLNSEPWGLVAPSVLAASYQEKARSPEDRVRIDMNGLSITKRPPLSRRHSVEGQESSCFKMGTQQGEEISGGDSSWAEKVHQTLARHNTAPEAQEGLQPPSSRSVAHHRLTCSEHLEFDSLCPESIPGSPESGRVSLERRRYNASPLTLPNSSSRESLESIPNTISPITIRRRAPGLLERRGSGTLLLDHIAHTRPGFLPPLHFNPHPPLRDIWPNGKPPSPAHKGLIPVAPSSPKTKRLLRRHSMQTEQMKQLVSFQSLIAQGDSMAT; this is translated from the coding sequence ATGGTGCACACGGAAGGCAGCGCCCTGCTGAAGGCCGTCTGGCAAGGGAAATTCCGTCTGACCCGCCTCTTGCTGGAAGGCGGGGCTTACATCAACGAGGGCAACACCCAGGGGGAGACTCCGCTCATTGCTGCCTGCGTGGCCCCCTACGACGACCCCCAGAACAAGCCCCGCATGGTGAGGTACCTGCTGGAGAACGGAGCCGACCCCAACATTCCTGACAAGACGGGCAAGTCCGCCTTGATGCACGCCTGCGCGGAGGGCGCTGGGGCCGAGGTAGCCACCGTCCTGCTCAACCACGGGGCCGACCCCAGCACGAAGGATTATTCGGGCGCCTCGGCGTTGGTCTACGCCATCAACAAAGGGGATCGGGCGACCTTGCAGGTGCTCCTGGACGCCTGCAAAGCCAAGGGCAAGGaggtcatcatcatcaccaccgaCACCTCCCCTTCGGGGACCAAGAAGACCAAACAGTACCTCAACTCCCCGCCTTCTCCTGGCGTGCAGGACAAGCAGCCGCCACCCACCCTGTGCATGTCTCCTTCGGACATCGAAGTCCTCACCTCTCAGTCTCCCGGGAGCAGCGAGAAGGAAGAGGAGCGGGACGTGTTCAACTTCAGCCTGGCCACCAGGCTCAGCTGCTCGCCCCACGCCAaggggaaggagatggaggagaaggGGCCCTCGGGGCTGCACCCCAAAAGCCAGCCTAAGCAGCTGAAGAGACTGAACTCCGAGCCGTGGGGCTTGGTGGCTCCCTCGGTCTTGGCCGCCTCCTATCAGGAGAAAGCCCGTAGTCCGGAAGATCGGGTGAGGATTGATATGAACGGGTTGAGTATCACCAAAAGGCCTCCCCTGTCTCGGAGACACAGCGTGGAAGGCCAGGAGTCCTCCTGCTTCAAGATGGGGACTCAACAAGGAGAGGAGATCTCGGGCGGAGATTCCTCCTGGGCGGAGAAGGTCCACCAGACCCTCGCTCGGCACAACACGGCTCCGGAAGCTCAAGAAGGTCTCCAGCCTCCTAGTTCCAGAAGTGTGGCCCATCACAGGTTGACCTGCTCGGAACATTTGGAGTTCGATTCCCTCTGTCCCGAATCCATCCCGGGTTCTCCAGAGTCTGGCCGGGTTTCGCTGGAGAGGAGGAGGTACAACGCCTCCCCGTTGACCTTGCCCAACAGCTCCTCCCGGGAGAGTCTAGAGAGTATCCCCAACACCATCTCCCCGATCACCATCCGGCGTAGGGCCCCAGGTCTCCTGGAACGCCGGGGCTCCGGGACGCTGCTCCTCGATCACATCGCCCACACCCGCCCGGGCTTCCTGCCCCCTCTGCACTTCAACCCTCACCCTCCCCTCCGCGACATTTGGCCCAATGGGAAGCCCCCTTCCCCAGCCCACAAGGGTCTGATCCCCGTGGCTCCCTCCTCCCCGAAGACCAAGCGGCTCCTGCGCAGACACTCCATGCAAACAGAGCAGATGAAACAGCTGGTCAGTTTCCAGAGCCTGATTGCACAAGGGGATTCGATGGCCACCTAA